In Novipirellula galeiformis, one DNA window encodes the following:
- a CDS encoding S1C family serine protease, giving the protein MASRRSSWIASVACALALSVSPNVIAQGPTIIKRAVEFETTSPPSAANYGLDDKGRSAAESAVQEGRSVSVRRPSLEDTTQPLLEDQRERLFNELAEEFSMFDRLGNLVRRVSTLVKPSVIHIEAHKTEKNESYDEAGAGVVLRIHDEIWVMTNRHVIVGASPKQILLRTNDGREFHPVKVLSDPSTDVAVMKIAGIDLPAARLGNSDATEIGDFVIAIGSPFGLSHSVTFGILSAKGRRDLSLGEQRIDLQDFFQTDAAINPGNSGGPLLNLRGEVVALNTAIASSSGGSEGIGFAIPMNMAVKVADQLVRNGALRRGYLGVTLDPDFTVADLAAAGYNEKGGALVKNVRPGSPAEVAHLQRGDIIVEFDGLEIENDDHLVARVGLTSIGANIPMIIYRDGKRYRTSVTLTDIN; this is encoded by the coding sequence ATGGCTTCGCGGCGGTCGTCGTGGATAGCGAGTGTGGCATGCGCATTGGCGTTGAGCGTGTCGCCCAACGTGATCGCACAAGGCCCCACCATCATCAAACGTGCGGTTGAGTTCGAGACAACGTCGCCTCCTTCGGCCGCCAATTATGGATTGGACGACAAGGGACGCTCGGCAGCAGAATCCGCTGTCCAAGAGGGACGTTCGGTGAGCGTTCGTCGGCCTTCGCTCGAAGACACCACGCAGCCCTTGTTGGAAGATCAACGCGAACGTTTGTTTAACGAATTGGCTGAAGAATTCAGCATGTTCGATCGCTTGGGGAATCTCGTTCGACGCGTCTCGACCTTGGTCAAGCCAAGCGTGATTCACATTGAAGCCCACAAGACGGAGAAGAATGAATCGTACGACGAGGCGGGCGCGGGCGTGGTATTGCGGATCCACGACGAGATTTGGGTGATGACCAACCGCCATGTGATTGTCGGTGCGAGTCCGAAGCAAATTTTGCTGCGCACCAACGATGGTCGTGAATTTCATCCTGTGAAGGTGCTGTCGGATCCGAGCACCGATGTGGCGGTGATGAAGATTGCCGGTATCGATTTGCCAGCCGCGCGACTCGGCAACAGCGATGCGACGGAAATTGGCGATTTCGTGATCGCGATCGGTAGCCCGTTTGGACTGAGTCACTCGGTGACCTTCGGCATTCTGAGTGCCAAGGGACGTCGTGATTTGTCGCTTGGCGAGCAACGGATCGATTTGCAAGACTTCTTTCAGACCGATGCCGCGATCAACCCTGGCAATAGCGGGGGGCCGTTGTTGAATCTTCGGGGCGAGGTCGTGGCCCTGAACACCGCGATTGCCAGCAGCAGCGGTGGCAGCGAAGGGATCGGCTTCGCGATTCCGATGAACATGGCGGTCAAAGTCGCAGATCAATTGGTCCGCAACGGTGCACTCCGGCGTGGCTACTTGGGCGTGACATTGGATCCCGATTTTACGGTCGCCGACCTTGCTGCAGCCGGCTACAACGAAAAGGGGGGAGCATTGGTCAAAAATGTGCGTCCCGGATCGCCCGCCGAAGTGGCTCATTTGCAACGCGGTGACATTATTGTCGAGTTCGATGGATTGGAGATCGAAAACGATGACCATCTTGTCGCACGCGTTGGTTTGACCTCGATCGGAGCCAACATCCCTATGATTATCTACCGAGACGGCAAGCGGTACCGAACCTCGGTCACGTTGACGGATATCAACTAG